One window of the Lodderomyces elongisporus chromosome 6, complete sequence genome contains the following:
- the RPS5 gene encoding ribosomal protein S5: MSDVEEQFEGQPQEEVVVEELQVVNLATPIPLDVQEAQREVKLFNKWSFEDVEVNDVSLVDYIQVRSPVFVPHTAGKYATKRFRKAQCPIIERLTNSLMMNGRNNGKKLKAVRIVKHALEIIYVLTEQNPIQVIVDAIINSGAREDSTRIGSSGTVRRQAVDVSPLRRVNQAIALLTIGAREASFRNIKTVAECLAEELINAAKGSSTSYAIKKKDELERVAKSNR, translated from the coding sequence ATGTCTGACGTTGAAGAGCAATTTGAAGGACAACcacaagaagaagttgttgttgaggaaTTACAAGTTGTCAACTTGGCCACTCCAATCCCATTAGATGTTCAAGAAGCACAAAGGGAAGTTaaacttttcaacaaatggTCATTCGAAGATGTTGAAGTTAACGATGTCTCATTAGTCGACTACATCCAAGTCAGAAGCCCAGTCTTTGTCCCACACACTGCTGGTAAATACGCTACAAAGAGATTCAGAAAGGCTCAATGCCCAATCATTGAAAGATTGACCAACTCTTTGATGATGAACGGTAGAAACAACGGTAAGAAATTGAAGGCCGTCAGAATCGTTAAGCACGCTTTGGAAATCATCTACGTCTTGACTGAACAAAACCCAATCCAAGTCATTGTTGATGCTATCATCAACTCTGGTGCTAGAGAAGACTCTACCAGAATTGGTTCATCAGGTACCGTTAGAAGACAAGCTGTTGATGTCTCCCCATTGAGAAGAGTCAACCAAGCTATTGCTTTGCTCACCATCGGTGCTAGAGAAGCTTCATTCAGAAACATCAAGACTGTTGCTGAATGTTTGGCTGAAGAGTTGATCAATGCTGCCAAGGGTTCATCAACTTCTTATGCTATTAAGAAGAAGGATGAGTTGGAGAGAGTTGCTAAATCTAACCGTTAA
- the TNA1 gene encoding High-affinity nicotinic acid transporter, which produces MSELAEKRMESGSDPEYNLHSDISSALNKSDGVEVTEESELDPTLETERLAEELGINHKKLMWKIDICTVPPFCLLYFFSFLDRVNISNANVYGLTEELNLTGNQYNTALTLFFVPYIFFEIAGNYAIKFVKPHRWLSGSVFLFGCITIGMGFVKNFSGLAACRFFLGVTESALFCGMFYLLATYYSKPEAQRRFSAFFSCTALSGAASGAIAYRVAEMDGLHGISSWRWIFILEGCATVIGSFFLYFMIADFPEESRFLNANERKFLKRKLELYSGTASAYEIKNTFKDVVKCLKDWMIWLPALSYFGLIIPSYGYAYFAATIIKQMGYTAVAAQQHSVYPWVCAFGVINITAFISDYFKKRLPFLITSCLMAIAGLAMVLGATENAQVRYGGCFLAASGLYTAMPQIVCWAALNNGSHIRKSVGTAWQIGFGNIGGIIATFIFLAKDAPVYKPGLSTSIAAVCFAILTGVAYFGLCYRLNHAKKTDAYKQKFNELPEREQINLGDRNPTFEYLY; this is translated from the coding sequence ATGTCAGAATTAGCtgagaaaagaatggaGTCTGGCCTGGATCCAGAATACAATTTGCATTCGGATATCTCGTCTGCGTTAAACAAGAGTGATGGCGTTGAGGTTACAGAGGAATCAGAATTGGACCCTACATTGGAAACAGAAAGATTAGCTGAAGAGCTCGGAATCAACCACAAGAAACTTATGTGGAAAATCGATATCTGTACAGTGCCGCCATTCTGTCTCTTGTactttttctccttcttggACAGAGTCAATATCTCCAATGCAAATGTTTATGGTTTGACCGAAGAATTGAATTTAACTGGTAATCAATACAACACGGCATTGACCTTGTTCTTTGTGCCATACATTTTCTTTGAAATTGCTGGTAACTACGCCATCAAGTTTGTCAAACCACATCGTTGGCTCTCAGGGTCAGTTTTCCTTTTCGGATGTATCACTATTGGTATGGGCTTTGTTAAAAATTTTAGTGGTTTAGCCGCATGCAGATTCTTTTTGGGTGTTACCGAGTCAGCATTGTTTTGTGGTATGTTTTACTTGTTAGCTACATATTACTCAAAACCAGAGGCACAACGAAGATTTTCAGCATTCTTTTCCTGTACCGCATTGTCGGGAGCGGCCTCAGGTGCTATTGCATACAGAGTTGCCGAAATGGACGGATTACATGGCATTAGTTCATGGAGATGGATCTTTATCTTGGAAGGATGCGCAACAGTAATTGGAAGttttttcttgtatttCATGATTGCCGATTTCCCTGAGGAGTCGAGGTTCTTGAATGCCAACGAAAGAAAATTTCTCAAGAGGAAATTGGAATTGTATTCTGGTACAGCATCAGCTTATGAGATCAAAAACACCTTTAAAGACGTTGTCAAGTGTCTTAAAGATTGGATGATTTGGCTTCCTGCATTATCTTATTTTGGTTTGATTATTCCATCCTATGGCTATGCATACTTTGCAGCCACTATCATCAAGCAAATGGGCTATACTGCAGTTGCAGCACAACAACACTCTGTTTACCCTTGGGTTTGCGCATTTGGAGTTATCAACATCACCGCATTCATTTCTGATTACTTTAAAAAGAGATTACCATTTCTCATCACTTCTTGTCTCATGGCCATTGCTGGTCTTGCCATGGTCTTGGGTGCCACTGAAAATGCACAAGTGCGTTATGGTGGGTGTTTCCTTGCAGCAAGTGGGCTTTATACTGCTATGCCacaaattgtttgttggGCAGCATTGAACAATGGTTCGCATATCCGTAAATCTGTTGGAACGGCATGGCAGATTGGGTTTGGTAACATTGGTGGTATCATTGCCacttttatctttttggCCAAGGATGCACCTGTTTACAAGCCAGGTTTATCGACTTCGATTGCAGCTGTTTGCTTTGCTATTCTCACAGGTGTGGCATATTTCGGTCTTTGCTATAGGTTAAACCACGCAAAAAAGACCGATGCTTACAAACAGAAATTTAATGAGTTGCCAGAACGTGAACAAATCAATCTTGGTGACAGAAACCCAACATTTGAATATTTGTATTAA
- the MRP2 gene encoding 40S ribosomal protein mrp2, mitochondrial (BUSCO:EOG09265D7J), whose product MPFRFPVKFDIPKHAHINARVLRDHFKRLQFAEYEVTRNALKYIARNEELPPRVRVEANLQLTSMPKYTSFTQIRDRCVATGNSKSLIRDFKLNRTAFRNRARAGLIPGVHVASW is encoded by the coding sequence ATGCCATTTAGATTCCCAGTAAAATTTGACATTCCAAAACACGCACACATCAACGCACGTGTCCTTAGGGATCATTTCAAGAGACTTCAGTTTGCTGAATACGAAGTGACAAGAAATGCTTTGAAATACATTGCACGCAATGAAGAATTACCACCAAGAGTCAGAGTCGAAGCTAACTTGCAGTTGACAAGTATGCCCAAGTACACTTCATTTACACAGATTAGAGACCGTTGTGTGGCGACGGGGAACTCAAAGTCTTTGATTCGTGATTTTAAATTGAACAGAACTGCATTCAGAAACAGAGCTAGAGCCGGTTTGATTCCAGGAGTGCATGTCGCCTCGTGGTAA
- the PRE1 gene encoding Proteasome subunit beta type-4 (MEROPS:MER0002676; BUSCO:EOG09263WSS) encodes MDIILGIRLEDATLVATSKAATRGISVLKDNDDKTRHLNAHNLIAFTGESGDTIQFSEYAQANIQLYSMREDEVELSPKATASYVRNLLATSIRSRKPYQVNCLIAGYDIKTQKPSLYYIDYLGTSVELPYGAHGYAAFYTTSLLDKHYRKGMSVEQGLELMKMCVEELQKRMPIDFKGVYVKVVDKDGIRLVEQNL; translated from the coding sequence atggATATTATTCTAGGTATAAGATTAGAAGACGCAACACTTGTGGCCACTTCGAAAGCAGCTACCCGTGGTATTTCTGTATTAAAAGACAATGATGATAAGACAAGGCACCTCAATGCCCACAATTTAATTGCATTTACTGGTGAATCAGGTGACACGATCCAATTTTCAGAATACGCCCAAGCAAATATTCAATTGTACTCAATGCGTGAAGATGAAGTAGAGTTGTCGCCCAAGGCAACTGCATCATACGTAAGAAATCTTCTTGCAACGTCGATAAGATCTAGAAAACCATACCAAGTGAACTGTTTAATAGCCGGTTACGATATCAAGACCCAAAAACCATCGTTGTACTACATTGATTATTTGGGAACGCTGGTGGAATTGCCCTACGGAGCGCATGGATATGCTGCATTTTACACAACCTCTTTATTGGATAAACACTATCGAAAGGGAATGAGTGTAGAGCAAGGGTTGGagttgatgaagatgtgTGTGGAGGAGTTGCAAAAGAGAATGCCAATTGATTTCAAAGGAGTTTACGTAAAAGTTGTGGATAAAGATGGGATTAGGCTAGTAGAGCAGAATTTATAG
- the HIS1 gene encoding ATP phosphoribosyltransferase (ATP-PRTase) (ATP-PRT) (BUSCO:EOG09263LP3) — MDLVNHLPDRLLFAVPKKGRLYEKCCNLLSGADIQFRRSNRLDIALSTNLPIALIFLPAADIPVFVGEGNCDLGITGLDQIMEADQFENIEDLLDLKFGSCKLQVQVPANGPFDEPEQLVGKKIVSSFTKLATDYFEDLKKNKKDAATDNEKINVRYVGGSVEASCALGVADAIVDLVESGETMKAAGLKAIGTVLTTSAHLISSKKPKFPEVVKMIDQRIQGVLAAQEFVLCNYNAPKSIMTKCLEITPGKRSPTISTLEKHFEEEEDWVAISSMVPRKKIGDVMDRLKAAGASDILVLEISNCRV, encoded by the coding sequence ATGGATTTAGTCAATCACCTTCCAGACCGTTTACTTTTTGCAGTTCctaaaaaaggaagactTTACGAAAAATGTTGCAACTTGCTCAGTGGAGCCGATATACAGTTTAGAAGGTCTAACCGATTAGACATTGCATTATCGACAAATTTACCTATTGCATTGATCTTTTTACCAGCAGCAGATATTCCAGTGTTTGTTGGAGAAGGTAATTGTGATTTGGGTATCACTGGTCTTGACCAAATCATGGAGGCTGATCAGTTTGAGAATATTGAAGATTTATTAGACTTGAAGTTTGGAAGCTGTAAATTGCAAGTCCAAGTTCCTGCTAATGGACCATTTGATGAACCTGAACAATTGGTGGGGAAAAAGATTGTTTCAAGTTTTACCAAATTAGCCACAGACTACTTtgaagatttgaaaaagaacaaaaaggatGCTGCTACAGACaatgaaaaaatcaatGTTAGATATGTTGGAGGTTCAGTTGAAGCATCTTGTGCTTTGGGTGTAGCTGACGCAATTGTGGATCTAGTCGAGAGTGGAGAGACAATGAAAGCTGCAGGATTGAAAGCCATTGGTACCGTGTTAACCACTTCGGCGCACCTCATATCTTCCAAAAAGCCCAAGTTTCCCGAAGTTGTCAAAATGATTGATCAAAGAATCCAAGGTGTGCTTGCAGCACAAGAATTTGTCTTGTGTAACTACAATGCTCCAAAGTCCATCATGACCAAATGCTTGGAAATTACTCCTGGTAAACGTTCTCCAACAATCTCGACATTAGAGAAAcactttgaagaagaagaagattggGTTGCTATTTCCTCAATGGTTCCAAGAAAGAAGATTGGTGATGTGATGGATAGATTGAAAGCAGCTGGTGCTTCAGATATCTTGGTGCTAGAAATTTCCAACTGTAGAGTATAG
- the SQT1 gene encoding 60S ribosomal subunit assembly or modification protein: MSEEDKRFVESTSATEATQTAIENDGEYIDLNEGEEVVLDDDDDNNGKEPIEDEEDDMDEDLDVDVEEQDITGSHNGEQETLEIDMSNNSWTYFDNHEDSVFTVFAHPKLPMVCTGGGDNKGYLWTTHSQPPKLVTEITGHEESIISGGFTSDGKFLITADMNGLLQVFKASKGGEKWTKFGELNEVDEILFVTVHPTLPYFAFGANDGSIWVYQIDDAAKSLTQIMSGFSHTLECNGAVFIPGKDENDLTLVSISEDGTVVNWNCFTNAVNYKLQPHDDFKGIESPWVTVKNYGNLIAIGGRDGQLSIINNDTGKIVSSIKTLDNVDDVAELSIEALSWCQSKNINLLAVGLVSGDVLLFDTQQWRLRKNIKVDDAITKLQFVEETPILVGSSMNGKIYKWDARTGAELYAGVGHNMGVLDFAILEHGKKLVTAGDEGVSLIFVSE, encoded by the coding sequence atgtccgaagaagataaaagaTTTGTTGAAAGCACATCAGCTACCGAAGCTACTCAAACAGCAATCGAGAACGATGGTGAATATATTGACTTGAATGAGGGAGAAGAGGTTGttcttgatgatgatgatgataataatggAAAGGAGccaattgaagatgaagaagacgaCATGGATGAAGATCTTGATGTGGATGTCGAGGAGCAAGATATTACAGGCTCACACAACGGCGAGCAAGAAACTTTAGAAATTGACATGTCAAACAATTCATGGACCTATTTCGATAATCACGAGGATAGTGTATTCACTGTTTTTGCACATCCAAAATTACCAATGGTTTGcactggtggtggtgacaATAAGGGTTATTTGTGGACTACTCATTCCCAGCCTCCAAAACTTGTTACTGAGATTACGGGCCACGAGGAAAGTATCATCTCGGGAGGTTTCACTAGTGATGGAAAATTCTTGATTACTGCAGATATGAATGGATTGTTGCAAGTGTTTAAGGCTAGTAAAGGAGGCGAGAAGTGGACAAAGTTTGGCGAGTTGAACGAAGTTGATgaaattttatttgttaCAGTACATCCAACGTTACCATATTTTGCATTTGGTGCAAACGATGGTTCCATATGGGTTTACCAAATAGATGACGCAGCAAAACTGTTGACTCAAATCATGTCTGGATTCTCACATACTTTGGAATGTAATGGTGCTGTTTTTATACCCGGAAAGGACGAGAACGATTTGACATTGGTGTCCATATCGGAAGATGGAACTGTTGTTAACTGGAACTGTTTCACCAATGCCGTTAACTACAAGTTACAACCACACGATGATTTTAAAGGTATCGAGAGTCCGTGGGTGACTGTGAAGAATTATGGTAATTTGATTGCTATTGGTGGAAGAGACGGACAGCTATCCATCATCAATAACGACACAGGAAAAATTGTGTCGAGCATAAAGACCCTCGATAATGTCGATGATGTGGCCGAATTATCCATAGAAGCATTGAGCTGGTGTCAAAGtaaaaacatcaatttgCTAGCAGTGGGGTTGGTCTCTGGAGATGTGTTATTATTCGATACCCAACAATGGCGTTTGAGAAAGAATATCAAGGTTGATGATGCAATTACAAAGCTACAGTTTGTTGAAGAGACACCAATCTTGGTTGGTTCTTCGATGAATGGAAAAATTTACAAATGGGACGCAAGAACCGGTGCAGAATTATATGCTGGCGTGGGACACAACATGGGAGTTTTGGATTTTGCAATCTTGGAACATGGCAAGAAGTTGGTTACTGCTGGTGACGAAGGTGTTTCCTTAATTTTTGTATCTGAATAG
- the PRI1 gene encoding p48 polypeptide of DNA primase (BUSCO:EOG09261ZI1), with amino-acid sequence MAPVAVAENDVYMKPVDLEGSSGPSSSSTTSTSTTTAATSFNQDQSSGHVQSSKPSESDMLFYYKRLLPFKHIFTWLSHSPKITKDFTMREFAYEYRSGAYQRYNSYSSLDDFKQQVITANPTRFEIGAVYKVSPKERRNLPKQAMKAQSKELVFDIDLTDYDDIRTCCSGTAICTKCWKFIQVGAEILESALRNDFGFEHMVWVFSGRRGAHCWISDERARNLDEGSRRAIVEYLDVLGGKHSGVGSKGGAKLHVKKPMHPHVERSFEILRTRFIEIILEDQDPWMTHGGMKEEGGIDNSQDDNKSDNWSKVDEFLSFIPNKDLRVELKKKWMTEANSGKISHSREKWEDINTVASKVLKSQSQIAYLTEAKKDIIIYYLYPRLDVEVSRQVIHLLKSPFCIHPGTGNVCVPFDPKRNISGNSDDDDYGFNPMTAPNLKQLQIELEGNNRQNINVKQEEKEQKEDQIEEEEEEEGEDKQLKEYEVDRNVPSWERTSLKPYVDYFKKFVSDLVAEELKGEKRSHEQKNDPYDY; translated from the coding sequence ATGGCCCCTGTTGCAGTAGCCGAGAATGATGTATACATGAAACCAGTGGACCTTGAAGGGTCTTCTGGtccctcttcttcttctaccaccagcaccagcaccactaCTGCTGCTACCTCCTTCAACCAAGACCAAAGCCTGGGTCATGTTCAGTCGTCCAAGCCCTCAGAGTCTGATATGTTGTTCTATTACAAGCGACTCTTACCCTTTAAACACATTTTCACTTGGCTTTCTCACTCACCCAAGATCACAAAGGATTTCACTATGCGTGAATTTGCTTACGAATATAGATCAGGTGCATACCAACGTTACAACTCCTACTCTTCACTCGATGATTTCAAACAGCAAGTGATCACTGCCAACCCTACTCGTTTTGAGATTGGTGCAGTATACAAGGTATCACCAAAGGAACGCCGGAACTTGCCCAAACAAGCAATGAAAGCGCAGAGCAAAGAATTGGTGTTTGATATTGATTTAACCGATTACGATGATATAAGAACCTGTTGTTCGGGGACTGCAATATGTACCAAATGTTGGAAATTTATCCAAGTGGGAGCCGAGATTTTGGAACTGGCATTGCGTAATgattttggatttgaacATATGGTGTGGGTTTTCAGTGGGCGAAGAGGTGCGCATTGTTGGATCAGTGATGAACGTGCAAGAAACTTGGATGAAGGTAGCAGACGTGCTATTGTGGAGTATTTGGATGTCCTAGGTGGAAAACACAGCGGTGTTGGTTCAAAAGGAGGTGCAAAATTACATGTAAAGAAACCAATGCATCCACACGTTGAGCGGAGTTTTGAAATATTGAGAACAAGGTTTATCGAGATCATTTTAGAAGACCAAGATCCATGGATGACCCATGGTGGAATGAAAGAGGAAGGCGGTATTGATAATAGTCAAGATGACAACAAGAGTGATAACTGGAGTAAAGTTGATGAATTCTTACTGTTTATACCAAATAAAGATTTACGCGTTGAacttaaaaagaaatggatGACTGAAGCCAATCTGGGCAAGATTTCACATTCAAGGGAAAAATGGGAAGATATAAACACTGTGGCttcaaaagttttgaaatcTCAATCGCAAATTGCATACTTGACCGAAGCGAAAAAGGACATTATCATCTACTACCTATACCCACGATTGGATGTGGAGGTTTCGCGTCAAGTTATCCATTTGTTGAAATCACCATTTTGTATTCACCCAGGCACCGGCAATGTGTGTGTTCCATTTGACCCTAAGAGAAACATATCGGGTAACtcagatgatgatgattatgGGTTCAATCCAATGACAGCACCAAATTTGAAACAGTTGCAAATAGAATTGGAAGGGAACAACAGACAAAACATCAACGTCAAGCaggaggaaaaggaacaaaaagaagatcaaatagaagaagaagaagaagaagagggagAAGATAAACAATTAAAAGAATACGAGGTTGATCGAAATGTACCAAGTTGGGAACGTACAAGTTTGAAACCATATGTTGACTATTTTAAGAAATTCGTACTGGATCTCGTTGCTGAAGAAttaaaaggggaaaaaagaagccaCGAGCAGAAAAATGACCCTTATGACTACTAA
- a CDS encoding uncharacterized protein (CAZy:GH5) translates to MKSARYAHDAITDRLKLYSTTTSIITTPNLKSLRRRYPPTQNIPKADNDTGSIIPCTRLTTDGKGDFYDEATGRKIHLKGINVDSQMKLPVEPYMPSYLGNCRDPHNIFFEGDTVSFVGRPFPLEDAPSHFQRIKSWGYNTIRYLLTWEAIEHEGPGKYDQSFADYTVQMLRIIGEIGGLYVFLEFHQDVWSRFSGGSGAPMWTFYAAGLEPKNFAETEAAILHNDPRFHDDSEIYHKMLWTSNYKRLASLVMFTLFYGGKNYFPDLMMNGENIQDYLQGKYLGSVDFIWKNICDNCGDLIDNGTILGFESMNEPNGGLIGHPRLDVLPANQQLRVGTTPTVFQTFMLGMGLTCEIDEYQISITGPRKSGTKIVDPKGVRAWVSPEIGAKLDLHYGFKRSENWVLGTCPFAEMGIWKWPPALLTTDLSELTQSQRLEITSKSILIDPDYYNKVLPQQHYEEKSHQGKIFAKIDSEVFINYHFVNHIIKFKQVIRKHAPDVFVLISTPVLEQPPDLAHDDRKIVDKKTVYCPHYYDGMSLMFKSWNSKYNVDTLGIMRGCYLNPVLGIVFGERAIRNCIRKQFAEMRRECNTYLGPIPIVMSETGMPFDMDEKRSYRNGKHISQTAALDALCNALEGAHNLSHTFWCYNSMNNHKWGDNWNNEDFSFWSPEDRNLEFDDYYEEEKVDTDPIENVTQRARKSSRTKRLKKKARNATKMGRTSSRHSSVSTTNSDSPSFYEESDTETSNSTLTSTAMGSSSSQASSIISLTSSNIKHRQLKNCYPSPDGVRAVNAVIRPYLMASRGTIVESEFDFKSRKFSLQLSVMKGAAENRFIPSVIFVPKWHFPFLDYGDIYLTSGYIKYNEELEYLEWYHAPDPSIVQEEEQEEEQEATATMKRQGSPIFTTETIVIKNNSGSLDEVKLTGGKSESGCPIT, encoded by the coding sequence ATGAAATCAGCTAGGTATGCCCATGATGCCATCACAGACCGTCTCAAGCTTTACCTGACAACAACATCTATAATAACCACGCCCAATTTAAAATCATTGCGTAGACGATACCCTCCAACACAAAATATACCGAAAGCAGATAATGACACCGGCTCCATTATACCATGCACAAGACTCACAACTGACGGTAAAGGTGATTTCTACGACGAGGCAACAGGAAGGAAAATTCACCTCAAGGGAATTAACGTTGACTCACAAATGAAACTACCGGTGGAACCTTATATGCCTTCGTATTTGGGTAATTGTAGAGATCCACATAACATTTTCTTTGAAGGAGATACTGTTTCCTTTGTTGGTAGGCCATTTCCTTTGGAAGACGCACCAAGTCATTTTCAAAGAATTAAAAGCTGGGGTTACAACACCATACGGTATCTCCTAACATGGGAAGCAATCGAACATGAAGGGCCAGGAAAATACGACCAGTCTTTTGCCGATTATACGGTGCAGATGTTGCGAATTATTGGCGAGATAGGCGGTCTCTATGTATTTCTTGAATTCCACCAAGATGTATGGTCACGTTTCTCCGGAGGCAGTGGAGCTCCTATGTGGACATTCTACGCTGCTGGACTCGAGCCCAAGAATTTTGCAGAAACAGAGGCAGCAATCTTACATAATGATCCCAGATTTCACGATGACTCGGAAATATATCACAAGATGTTGTGGACCTCCAATTACAAAAGACTCGCGTCATTGGTTATGTTCACCTTGTTTTATGGTGGCAAAAACTATTTTCCCgatttgatgatgaatgGTGAAAATATTCAAGATTATTTGCAAGGCAAATATCTTGGCTCTGTTGACTTTATATGGAAAAACATTTGCGACAATTGCGGTGACTTGATTGATAATGGAACAATATTGGGGTTTGAATCGATGAATGAACCCAATGGTGGTTTAATTGGCCACCCGAGGTTAGATGTCTTGCCAGCAAATCAACAATTGCGTGTTggaacaacaccaacagtTTTTCAAACATTTATGTTAGGAATGGGATTGACTTGCGAAATCGATGAGTATCAAATATCCATTACTGGTCCACGCAAATCAGGTACAAAGATTGTCGATCCAAAGGGAGTCAGAGCATGGGTTTCACCAGAGATAGGTGCCAAGCTTGATTTGCACTATGGGTTCAAAAGAAGCGAGAATTGGGTACTCGGAACTTGTCCCTTTGCCGAAATGGGAATATGGAAATGGCCACCAGCATTACTCACAACGGATTTGTCTGAGCTTACCCAATCTCAACGTCTTGAAATTACTTCAAAATCTATACTAATTGACCCAGATTATTACAATAAAGTCTTGCCACAGCAACATTATGAAGAGAAATCACACCAGGGGAAAATATTTGCCAAAATCGACTCGGAAGTATTTATCAATTATCATTTTGTCAATCACATTataaaatttaaacaaGTTATTCGGAAACACGCACCAGATGTATTTGTTCTCATTCTGACGCCGGTTTTGGAACAACCCCCAGACCTCGCTCACGATGATCGCAAAATTGTCGATAAAAAGACTGTATATTGTCCCCATTATTACGATGGAATGTCACTTATGTTCAAGAGCTGGAACTCAAAGTACAATGTTGACACTTTGGGCATTATGCGGGGTTGTTACTTGAACCCGGTATTGGGTATTGTGTTTGGTGAACGTGCTATCCGTAATTGTATCCGTAAACAATTTGCCGAAATGAGACGAGAATGCAACACATACCTCGGCCCCATCCCCATTGTCATGTCCGAGACGGGAATGCCATTCGATATGGATGAAAAGAGATCATATCGTAATGGTAAACACATTTCCCAGACTGCTGCATTGGATGCATTGTGTAATGCATTAGAAGGTGCACATAATTTGTCGCATACTTTTTGGTGTTATAACAGTATGAACAACCACAAATGGGGAGATAATTGGAATAATGAGGATTTCTCATTTTGGTCGCCCGAAGACCGTAATTTGGAGTTTGATGATTAttatgaagaagaaaaagtggACACTGATCCAATAGAGAATGTTACTCAACGAGCAAGAAAATCAAGTAGAACCAAGAggttaaagaaaaaagctCGAAATGCAACCAAGATGGGAAGAACTTCATCTAGACACAGTTCGgtctcaacaacaaactcGGACTCGCCATCATTTTATGAAGAATCAGACACAGAGACTAGCAACAGCACTTTGACTTCCACTGCAATGGGTCTGAGTTCGTCGCAAGCATCTTCAATAATATCACTAACTTCGTCCAATATCAAGCACCGCCAGTTGAAGAACTGTTATCCCTCTCCAGATGGTGTTCGTGCCGTGAATGCCGTGATCCGCCCGTACTTGATGGCAAGTCGTGGAACCATTGTTGAGTCTGAATTTGATTTCAAATCCAGGAAATTCTCTTTGCAATTATCTGTCATGAAGGGTGCAGCAGAGAATAGGTTCATACCCTCGGTTATATTTGTTCCCAAATGGCATTTCCCCTTTTTGGATTATGGTGACATCTATTTGACGTCGGGTTATATCAAGTATAACGAAGAGTTGGAGTATTTGGAATGGTATCATGCTCCTGACCCTAGCATCGtgcaagaagaagaacaggaagaagaacaagaggCGACGGCAACAATGAAAAGACAAGGTTCTCCAATCTTTACAACGGAAACAATTGTgattaaaaataatagcGGATCTTTAGATGAGGTGAAATTAACGGGAGGAAAAAGCGAGCTGGGGTGTCCGATTACTTAA